One Nitrospirota bacterium DNA segment encodes these proteins:
- a CDS encoding TldD/PmbA family protein: protein MSPDPGFAEDILGRALKSGADQAEVFCKSYRNIAVEIKDQAVESLSTSFSSGYSVRVIRNNRLGFSFSTAISEADQVIARAMDVCRSVEKDLFHCLPSPSSPNTVDIFDAAIRDLKEDDAISMTMQIERAAYNADHRIKRVRKPSTSFTVAETIIASSLGVKAQYQSTSCSAQLTAIAESGKESQTGWDYMGSRFLKEISFEDVGRTAAGSAIRLLGSRKIQCGKTTVILDHSVANDFLGIFASSLSSDAVQKGRSLLADRLNTLVISPKISIIDSGLLPGRLGSKPLDDEGVATQSKPLIQQGMLQSYLFNTYTARKGNTVSTGNAVRGSHASLPSVGVTNLYLEPATAADRIAAKDLFRTMGRGLYVVDAMGIHMVNPISGDFSIGVTGLWIEQGEVAFPVKEALISGNLLDFFRKVSAVGDDMKFYGSLGSPSLLIPDIDVSA from the coding sequence ATGAGTCCTGATCCCGGCTTTGCCGAGGATATTCTTGGCAGGGCACTCAAAAGCGGTGCTGACCAGGCAGAGGTATTCTGCAAGTCTTACCGGAACATTGCCGTTGAAATAAAAGACCAGGCCGTCGAATCTCTTTCTACCTCTTTCAGTTCAGGCTATAGCGTGCGGGTCATCAGAAACAACCGTCTCGGCTTCTCATTTTCTACGGCTATCAGCGAAGCTGACCAGGTAATTGCACGCGCCATGGATGTATGCCGCTCAGTTGAGAAAGACCTCTTTCACTGTCTCCCTTCGCCGTCGTCGCCAAATACAGTCGATATTTTTGATGCTGCCATCCGCGATCTGAAGGAAGACGATGCAATCTCCATGACAATGCAGATCGAACGCGCCGCATATAATGCGGACCACAGGATCAAAAGAGTAAGAAAGCCCTCGACATCCTTCACCGTTGCTGAGACGATTATCGCAAGTTCCCTCGGGGTAAAGGCACAATATCAGTCGACCTCTTGTTCAGCGCAGCTGACCGCTATTGCAGAGTCCGGCAAAGAGAGCCAGACAGGGTGGGACTACATGGGCTCCCGTTTTCTAAAAGAGATTTCCTTCGAGGACGTGGGCAGGACAGCAGCGGGATCAGCCATCCGCCTGCTCGGATCACGGAAGATACAGTGCGGGAAAACTACGGTCATTCTTGACCATTCCGTTGCCAATGATTTCTTGGGCATCTTTGCTTCATCCCTTTCCTCTGATGCGGTCCAAAAAGGCAGGTCACTGCTTGCAGACAGACTCAATACACTGGTCATCAGCCCGAAGATCTCGATCATCGACAGCGGCCTGCTTCCCGGCAGACTCGGCAGCAAGCCTCTTGACGACGAGGGCGTCGCCACACAGTCAAAGCCGCTGATACAGCAAGGTATGCTGCAGTCCTATCTCTTCAATACCTATACCGCAAGGAAAGGGAATACCGTCTCGACCGGCAATGCGGTCAGGGGCAGTCATGCGTCTCTGCCTTCAGTGGGCGTCACGAACCTGTATCTCGAACCTGCCACTGCTGCTGACCGCATTGCCGCAAAGGATCTTTTCAGGACAATGGGCAGAGGGCTTTATGTCGTCGATGCCATGGGCATCCACATGGTAAACCCTATTTCCGGCGATTTCTCGATCGGCGTCACCGGACTCTGGATCGAACAGGGAGAGGTCGCCTTTCCGGTTAAAGAAGCGCTTATATCGGGGAATCTTCTTGACTTCTTCCGGAAGGTCTCTGCCGTGGGAGATGATATGAAATTTTACGGAAGTCTCGGCTCTCCAAGTTTGCTCATCCCCGATATTGATGTAAGCGCCTGA
- a CDS encoding aldehyde ferredoxin oxidoreductase yields MYGYASKSLRIDLSAKKTEIVDTPVDLIEQYIGGRGIGVALLGKRIVQNYDAPEMPLIFASGPLVATDTPTSGRSSVVSRSPLTGTIFDCSVGGRFGTELKRAGYDFIEITGKADTWAMVLIDDQTVVIADAGHLAGKNAEDARTLLGSKGSDAIIGIAGENQVSFSSIVFDGHYLAGRGGLGAVMGAKKLKAIRIKGSGSFDIFDAAAVKESREDIMRLLRASQAVFGELGISEFGTAALVDLIHSRRMEPTSNFRQTFYTASSSYSGYNLKRLYDAKKTGCMGCPILCKKIGSRGEVMPEYETVSHFGALNTNSDAATIIEANRLCNDYGLDTITTAATISCFAETEGIELNSGELLALITEIAEMNTERGRMLSRGSRHYAMAVGKPQASMSVKGLELPAYDPRGAYGMALAYATSNRGGCHLRAYPISHEILRKPVATDRFSFEGKARIIKIAEDMNAVIDSLTACKFVFFAASLEEYAKAVSAVTGKAHDTQSLLRTGERIYVLERYLNSLNNITGVEDDLPGRFFSEEGTSSAQIKVRPLDRKEFLGARSNYYKIRGYDEKGLPTSVLMERLGLGAYL; encoded by the coding sequence ATGTACGGATACGCGTCCAAAAGCCTGAGAATCGACCTTTCTGCAAAAAAGACCGAAATCGTTGATACTCCGGTCGACCTCATTGAACAGTATATCGGAGGACGGGGTATTGGCGTAGCACTGTTGGGTAAAAGGATTGTGCAGAACTATGATGCTCCTGAGATGCCGCTTATTTTTGCATCAGGTCCTCTCGTGGCAACAGACACACCAACCTCCGGCAGGTCTTCCGTCGTATCGCGTTCCCCCCTCACCGGCACCATATTTGACTGCTCAGTGGGCGGCAGGTTCGGGACAGAGCTAAAGCGTGCCGGCTATGATTTCATCGAGATAACCGGCAAGGCCGATACATGGGCGATGGTCCTGATCGATGACCAGACTGTCGTGATCGCTGATGCCGGTCACCTTGCCGGGAAAAATGCAGAGGACGCGCGGACCCTGCTCGGAAGCAAGGGTTCTGATGCCATAATCGGCATTGCTGGAGAAAATCAGGTTTCATTTTCATCGATTGTTTTTGACGGGCACTACCTCGCAGGCAGGGGCGGACTCGGCGCAGTCATGGGAGCCAAGAAGCTCAAGGCGATACGCATAAAAGGTAGCGGCTCGTTCGACATATTTGACGCCGCTGCAGTCAAAGAGAGTCGGGAAGATATTATGCGGCTGCTCAGGGCATCCCAGGCAGTCTTTGGTGAGCTCGGCATTTCAGAGTTCGGCACCGCCGCACTTGTCGACCTTATCCATAGCCGCAGGATGGAGCCCACCAGCAACTTCAGGCAGACCTTCTATACTGCGTCCTCATCCTATTCGGGCTATAACCTGAAGCGTCTTTATGACGCAAAAAAAACCGGATGCATGGGCTGTCCGATCCTCTGCAAGAAGATTGGCAGCAGGGGTGAAGTAATGCCAGAATACGAAACGGTTTCGCACTTCGGCGCACTGAATACTAATAGTGACGCTGCGACAATCATAGAAGCAAACAGGCTCTGCAATGATTACGGCCTCGACACGATCACAACAGCAGCAACCATCTCCTGCTTTGCCGAGACAGAAGGAATAGAACTGAATTCTGGTGAACTTCTTGCGCTCATCACGGAGATTGCAGAAATGAATACCGAACGGGGCAGAATGCTGTCGCGCGGCTCGCGTCACTATGCCATGGCTGTCGGAAAACCGCAGGCAAGCATGTCGGTCAAAGGGCTTGAATTGCCGGCCTATGACCCTCGCGGCGCATACGGCATGGCACTGGCGTATGCAACATCGAACCGTGGAGGCTGCCATCTGCGTGCCTACCCCATCAGCCACGAGATATTAAGAAAGCCCGTTGCCACGGACCGTTTCTCCTTTGAGGGTAAGGCACGGATCATCAAGATCGCCGAGGACATGAACGCAGTCATTGATTCACTGACTGCCTGCAAATTTGTCTTCTTTGCTGCATCCCTTGAAGAATATGCAAAAGCGGTCTCTGCGGTAACCGGCAAGGCCCATGATACCCAGTCTTTACTCAGGACAGGCGAGCGCATTTACGTGCTCGAACGCTACCTGAACTCCCTGAACAATATCACCGGCGTTGAGGACGACCTTCCCGGGAGGTTTTTTTCCGAGGAGGGCACCTCTTCAGCGCAGATCAAAGTGAGGCCGCTGGACAGAAAGGAATTCCTGGGTGCACGAAGCAATTACTACAAGATCAGGGGATATGACGAGAAAGGATTACCAACAAGTGTCTTGATGGAGAGATTGGGATTGGGAGCGTATCTGTAG
- the queD gene encoding 6-carboxytetrahydropterin synthase QueD, whose translation MFELSVEVSFSAAHQLREYKGKCENMHGHNWKVQVSVMAETLNEIDLAIDFHDLKRMANEVVAPLDHAYLNDIFPFTEKNPSSENMAKWIFDSMKKKITDERVRVSAVSVWESDTASATYYES comes from the coding sequence ATGTTTGAACTGTCGGTAGAAGTTTCTTTTTCTGCAGCCCATCAGCTGAGAGAATATAAGGGCAAGTGCGAGAACATGCACGGCCATAACTGGAAGGTACAGGTCAGCGTCATGGCCGAGACTCTGAATGAAATTGATCTTGCCATAGATTTTCATGATCTCAAGAGAATGGCAAATGAAGTGGTAGCACCTCTTGACCACGCATATCTGAACGACATCTTTCCCTTCACCGAGAAGAACCCCTCGTCAGAGAATATGGCGAAATGGATCTTTGACAGCATGAAGAAGAAGATCACCGATGAACGCGTCAGGGTCTCTGCGGTTTCGGTCTGGGAGTCGGACACGGCATCAGCCACCTATTATGAGTCCTGA
- a CDS encoding class II aldolase/adducin family protein — translation MKKLIAKYADKIVRQGLAQQNSISFLGLDAELTSNRSLTDIDPELVRVFDLMQINSLLYAEPAEPYKSILAYYADHQKSALVPTDCETRTFLHDIPIIPVHSAVAISRALSRRKAAIVGNRGIVSCGTVSPEQAFVSFSSVCFSIFVKFFSDVMFHLEDRNTGKTPENRNLLNAYQKIVDKIPVAIGSGTDIPSVPPRNEQEVYQQLILTGRELVGQKLVDSYFGNISYIFNNTIYISQTGSSLDELETCIDAVPLDGSSSSGITASSELSAHISVHKKTGRRAIVHGHPKFTVIMSMSCRKEGCDISTCYRSCRQQRAVSRIPIVSGEIGTGPTGLVRTVPEAMEDSRAVIVFGHGIFSVSDDTFSPAFELIQSTENICMHEYLKKIQGLI, via the coding sequence ATGAAAAAGCTTATTGCCAAATATGCAGACAAAATCGTCCGACAGGGGCTGGCTCAACAGAACAGTATTTCATTCCTCGGCCTCGACGCAGAACTGACTTCAAACAGGTCTTTGACTGATATCGACCCTGAACTGGTTAGGGTCTTTGACCTCATGCAGATCAATAGTCTGCTCTATGCAGAGCCTGCTGAGCCGTACAAGAGCATCCTTGCCTATTATGCAGATCATCAGAAATCCGCTCTGGTGCCGACAGACTGCGAGACAAGGACCTTTCTCCATGACATCCCTATCATCCCTGTGCATTCTGCTGTGGCGATCAGCCGCGCCCTTTCCAGACGAAAGGCGGCCATTGTCGGAAACAGAGGCATTGTCTCCTGTGGCACGGTCAGCCCTGAACAGGCCTTTGTTTCTTTCAGCTCGGTCTGCTTCTCGATTTTTGTCAAGTTTTTTTCAGATGTCATGTTCCATCTTGAAGACCGTAATACTGGCAAGACGCCTGAAAACAGAAATCTGCTGAATGCATATCAAAAGATCGTTGATAAAATACCTGTGGCAATTGGGTCCGGCACTGATATTCCATCTGTCCCGCCCCGGAATGAGCAGGAGGTATATCAGCAGCTCATACTGACGGGCAGGGAGCTTGTTGGACAAAAACTCGTCGACTCCTATTTCGGCAATATCTCTTACATTTTCAATAACACAATTTATATAAGCCAGACGGGCAGTTCCCTGGATGAGCTCGAAACCTGTATTGACGCAGTCCCTCTTGACGGATCGTCCTCCTCAGGAATAACTGCTTCGTCAGAGCTTTCCGCGCATATCAGCGTCCACAAAAAGACGGGCAGACGCGCCATTGTCCATGGCCACCCAAAATTCACGGTAATCATGTCCATGTCCTGCAGAAAAGAGGGCTGCGATATCTCAACCTGCTATCGCTCCTGCAGGCAGCAGAGGGCAGTATCGCGGATACCAATCGTATCAGGCGAAATCGGTACAGGTCCGACAGGCCTCGTAAGAACCGTTCCTGAAGCGATGGAAGACAGTCGGGCAGTTATTGTCTTTGGGCACGGCATCTTTTCTGTCAGCGACGATACCTTCAGTCCAGCCTTTGAACTCATACAATCCACTGAAAATATCTGCATGCATGAATATTTGAAGAAAATTCAGGGACTTATCTAA